The following are encoded together in the Streptomyces rapamycinicus NRRL 5491 genome:
- a CDS encoding copper homeostasis protein CutC codes for MSRPLLEVIALTPADAIAAQAGGADRLELVTDMAADGLTPSRETFAAVRSAVDLPVRVMLRASDGFATGNAFDALCEAAAALHSEGADEFVLGFLTDDGGVDLAAVTALTEVVGAGGGVDESRWTFHRAIDRAADRDGLRKRLADIPGLDTYLTAGSARGVDDGLPTLLAEAERAGTPGYEARVMAGGGLRLDHLPTLRAAGINAFHIGGAARPGGWSGPVDATAVGRWRTALDAPVPVA; via the coding sequence ATGTCTAGACCATTGCTCGAGGTGATCGCCCTGACCCCTGCGGACGCGATCGCCGCACAGGCCGGAGGGGCGGACCGCCTCGAACTGGTCACCGACATGGCCGCCGACGGGCTCACCCCATCCCGTGAGACCTTCGCCGCCGTTCGTTCGGCCGTCGATCTGCCGGTGCGGGTGATGCTCCGCGCATCGGACGGCTTCGCGACCGGAAACGCGTTCGACGCGCTGTGCGAGGCAGCCGCCGCGCTGCACTCGGAGGGGGCGGACGAGTTCGTCCTGGGCTTCCTGACCGACGACGGCGGGGTCGACCTCGCAGCCGTGACCGCGCTGACCGAGGTCGTGGGCGCGGGCGGCGGCGTGGACGAGAGCCGGTGGACCTTCCACCGGGCCATCGACCGTGCCGCCGATCGCGACGGTCTGCGCAAGCGGCTCGCCGACATCCCCGGCCTCGACACGTATCTCACCGCCGGGTCGGCGCGCGGCGTGGACGACGGTCTGCCCACCCTGCTCGCCGAGGCCGAGCGGGCCGGTACCCCGGGCTACGAAGCGCGCGTCATGGCGGGCGGCGGCCTGCGCCTCGACCACCTGCCCACCCTGCGCGCCGCCGGGATCAACGCCTTCCACATCGGCGGCGCGGCCCGCCCCGGCGGCTGGTCGGGCCCGGTGGACGCCACTGCGGTCGGCCGGTGGCGCACGGCCTTGGACGCGCCGGTTCCGGTGGCCTGA
- a CDS encoding DUF4031 domain-containing protein → MAVLIDPPSWPGHGRLWSHLVSDVSYAELHAFAARIGAPRRGFDRDHYDVPSELYAKAVGAGAEEVGSKELLRRLKAAGLRRPKRAAGAE, encoded by the coding sequence ATGGCCGTCCTGATCGACCCGCCCTCGTGGCCGGGCCACGGCCGCCTGTGGTCCCACCTCGTCAGCGATGTCTCCTACGCCGAACTCCACGCCTTCGCCGCCCGCATCGGTGCCCCGCGCCGAGGCTTCGACCGCGACCACTACGACGTGCCGAGCGAGCTGTACGCGAAGGCGGTAGGGGCGGGCGCGGAGGAGGTCGGCAGCAAGGAACTCCTCCGCCGCCTCAAGGCCGCGGGCCTCCGCCGCCCCAAGCGGGCCGCGGGCGCGGAGTGA
- a CDS encoding MurR/RpiR family transcriptional regulator, which produces MSSDLKETFMPPPQPDATPPIPPVSPVTPAPPAPAALAAKVRTLAPSMTRSMHRVAEAVAGDPAGCAALTVTGLAERTGTSEATVVRTSRLLGYPGYRDLRLALAALAAQQAAGRAPAVTADIAVDDPIADVVTKLAREEQQCLADTAAGLDTSQVEAAVSALAAARRIDVYGVGASSLVGQDLVQKLLRIGLIAHAHADPHLAVTNAVQLHSGDVAIAITHSGRTTDVIEPLRVAFEHGATTVAITGRPNGEVAQYADLVLTTSTARESELRPAAMSSRTSQLLVVDCLFIGVAQRTYESAAPALSASYEALAHRHDPRPGHR; this is translated from the coding sequence GTGAGTAGCGACCTGAAGGAAACTTTCATGCCTCCTCCACAGCCCGATGCCACACCCCCCATCCCCCCGGTCTCACCGGTCACACCGGCCCCACCCGCCCCGGCCGCCCTCGCCGCCAAGGTCCGCACGTTAGCTCCCTCCATGACCCGCTCCATGCACCGCGTCGCCGAAGCCGTGGCGGGCGATCCGGCCGGTTGCGCGGCGCTCACCGTCACCGGGCTCGCCGAGCGGACCGGCACCAGTGAGGCCACCGTGGTCCGCACCTCCCGGCTGCTCGGCTACCCCGGATACCGGGATCTGCGCCTCGCGCTCGCCGCGCTCGCCGCCCAGCAGGCCGCCGGCCGGGCCCCGGCCGTCACCGCGGATATCGCGGTGGACGATCCGATCGCCGACGTGGTCACCAAGCTGGCGCGGGAGGAGCAGCAGTGTCTCGCCGACACCGCCGCCGGGCTGGACACCAGCCAGGTCGAGGCGGCCGTCTCGGCGCTGGCCGCCGCCCGCCGGATCGATGTGTACGGGGTCGGGGCGTCCAGCCTGGTCGGCCAGGACCTGGTCCAGAAGCTGCTGCGCATCGGGCTGATAGCCCACGCCCACGCCGATCCGCACCTCGCGGTCACCAACGCGGTCCAGCTGCACTCCGGCGACGTCGCCATCGCGATCACCCATTCCGGGCGTACGACGGACGTCATCGAACCGCTACGGGTGGCCTTCGAACACGGGGCGACCACCGTCGCGATCACGGGACGGCCGAACGGCGAGGTCGCGCAGTACGCGGACCTGGTGCTCACCACCTCCACGGCCCGCGAGAGCGAGCTGCGCCCGGCGGCCATGTCCAGCCGGACCAGCCAGCTGCTGGTGGTGGACTGCCTGTTCATAGGGGTCGCCCAGCGGACGTACGAATCGGCGGCGCCCGCGCTCTCCGCGTCGTACGAGGCGCTCGCGCACCGCCACGATCCGCGTCCCGGGCACCGCTGA
- a CDS encoding response regulator has protein sequence MPEATETRILLADDHALVRRGVRLILEGEPDLTVVAEAGDGAEAIEAARAHRPDLAILDIAMPRLTGLQAARELARSQPETRILILTMYDNEQYFFEALAAGASGYVLKSVADRDLVEACRATMRGEPFLYPGAVNALIHSYLGRLQEGESIPGRPITGREEEILKLVAEGHSSQQIAELLVISVKTVERHRANLLRKLGLKDRLELTRYAIRVGLIEP, from the coding sequence ATGCCCGAGGCGACCGAAACCCGCATCCTGCTCGCCGACGACCACGCTCTGGTCCGCCGCGGAGTCCGACTCATCCTCGAAGGCGAACCCGACCTCACCGTCGTCGCCGAGGCAGGAGACGGTGCCGAAGCCATCGAGGCCGCCCGCGCCCACCGGCCGGACCTGGCGATCCTCGACATCGCCATGCCCCGCCTGACCGGTCTCCAGGCCGCCCGGGAACTGGCCCGCAGCCAACCGGAGACGCGCATCCTCATTCTGACCATGTACGACAACGAGCAGTACTTCTTCGAGGCGCTGGCGGCAGGCGCCTCCGGCTACGTCCTGAAGTCCGTCGCCGACCGCGACCTCGTCGAAGCCTGCCGCGCCACCATGCGCGGCGAGCCCTTCCTCTATCCCGGTGCCGTCAACGCGCTCATCCACAGCTACCTGGGCCGCCTCCAGGAGGGCGAGAGCATCCCCGGACGTCCCATCACCGGCCGTGAGGAGGAGATCCTCAAGCTGGTCGCCGAGGGGCACAGTTCACAGCAGATCGCCGAACTGCTCGTCATCAGCGTCAAGACCGTCGAGCGTCACCGCGCCAACCTGCTGCGGAAACTCGGCCTGAAGGACCGGCTGGAGCTGACCCGTTACGCCATCCGCGTCGGCTTGATCGAACCCTAG
- a CDS encoding DUF397 domain-containing protein produces MSADLDLTAARWVRSSYSDGSGGQCVEFSRTFAQTHGAIPVRDSKHPDGPALIVSATGWSLFISTLIRGEFRAT; encoded by the coding sequence ATGAGCGCCGACTTGGATCTCACGGCTGCCCGATGGGTCAGGTCTTCTTACAGCGACGGCAGTGGCGGCCAATGCGTCGAGTTCTCCCGCACCTTCGCCCAGACCCACGGCGCCATCCCGGTCCGCGACTCCAAGCACCCCGACGGACCGGCACTGATCGTCTCGGCAACGGGCTGGTCGTTGTTCATATCGACCCTCATACGCGGCGAGTTCCGCGCAACCTGA
- a CDS encoding DUF3040 domain-containing protein: protein MAQPGDTQLRELEERMARSDPRFARGLGEGRPCRPWEYRRGPGWALLTVSLMMQVVGMLLPQGLLLAAGLVVAGMATHLFVSPRGHRSGRSWPRLPLSRHGHGASEPGPRHG, encoded by the coding sequence ATGGCACAGCCCGGAGACACCCAGCTGCGCGAGCTCGAGGAGCGGATGGCCCGGAGTGACCCGCGCTTCGCCCGTGGCCTGGGGGAGGGGCGGCCCTGTCGGCCATGGGAGTACCGGCGCGGACCGGGGTGGGCGCTGCTCACCGTCTCACTGATGATGCAGGTGGTCGGCATGCTGCTGCCGCAGGGCCTGCTCCTCGCGGCGGGTCTGGTGGTGGCGGGTATGGCGACACACCTGTTCGTATCCCCGCGCGGCCACCGGTCCGGTCGGTCCTGGCCCCGGCTGCCGCTTTCCCGGCACGGGCACGGCGCGAGTGAGCCGGGGCCGAGGCACGGATGA
- a CDS encoding HNH endonuclease signature motif containing protein, with protein sequence MTEETTSELNGPGAPDEWAAYLATAAPGPETASVLPVLDAEKLSRTGRIDALKALERHTGWIQAHQAQILAALEADAEAELPAAVRDRDAEAAWNFTCEEVACALKLSGTTAAKRLEVARELDRHYPTTLGMLERGEICYMQAVAITEACAVLDPEVAGQVEAALVEKMPGMATGQTRRALAREILRADPRGAEQRHQARKRERQMVHYPKDDGMALWGATLPAEQAAAMNAAVDAHAATLPDEGRNLEQKRVDALVELVLNRTDPGAATSGVRASGEPASGEPTPSGSAPDRSITSGPTASGPITSGPTASGPTASGSITSGPITSGPTAGGRSATVVQVTVPLDVLIGDSDDPAQLKGYGPITAGQARRIAFAKGTVWHRLIIEPKTGMLIKTDPTTYKPTAETERHVIARDAHCTFPACRMPARRCDLDHVEPFNHHDPAAGGQTVPENLGALCRRHHRMKTHHPGWAVKRDSRTGTTTWTAPTGHTYTNRSHDYRH encoded by the coding sequence ATGACGGAGGAGACGACCAGCGAACTGAACGGCCCGGGCGCACCGGACGAATGGGCCGCCTATCTGGCAACAGCGGCACCGGGGCCGGAGACCGCATCCGTACTGCCGGTCCTGGATGCGGAGAAGCTGTCCCGCACCGGCCGGATCGACGCACTGAAAGCTCTGGAGCGTCATACGGGGTGGATCCAGGCACACCAGGCCCAGATCCTGGCCGCGTTGGAAGCGGACGCCGAGGCGGAGCTTCCGGCGGCAGTACGGGATCGTGACGCTGAGGCCGCCTGGAACTTCACTTGCGAGGAAGTCGCCTGTGCGCTAAAGCTGTCCGGCACGACGGCCGCGAAGCGTTTGGAGGTCGCCCGCGAACTCGACCGGCACTACCCCACCACGCTGGGGATGCTGGAGCGCGGAGAGATCTGCTACATGCAGGCAGTAGCCATCACCGAGGCATGCGCAGTCCTGGACCCGGAGGTGGCGGGACAGGTCGAGGCCGCCTTGGTGGAGAAGATGCCAGGCATGGCCACCGGCCAGACCCGCCGCGCTCTGGCCCGCGAGATCCTACGAGCCGATCCGCGCGGCGCCGAGCAGCGCCACCAGGCCCGTAAGCGCGAGCGGCAGATGGTCCACTACCCGAAGGACGACGGCATGGCGCTCTGGGGCGCCACCCTCCCGGCCGAACAGGCCGCCGCGATGAACGCCGCCGTGGACGCCCACGCCGCCACCCTGCCCGACGAGGGCCGCAACCTGGAACAGAAGCGGGTGGACGCACTGGTCGAGCTGGTGCTCAACCGCACCGACCCGGGTGCGGCGACTTCAGGCGTGCGGGCTTCGGGCGAACCGGCCTCGGGCGAGCCAACCCCGAGCGGGTCGGCCCCGGACAGGTCGATCACAAGTGGGCCGACCGCAAGTGGGCCGATCACAAGTGGGCCGACCGCAAGTGGGCCGACCGCAAGTGGGTCGATCACAAGTGGGCCGATCACAAGTGGGCCGACCGCAGGCGGCCGCTCGGCGACGGTGGTCCAGGTCACCGTCCCCTTGGACGTCCTGATCGGCGACAGCGACGACCCGGCCCAGCTCAAGGGCTACGGTCCGATCACCGCAGGGCAGGCCCGGAGGATCGCGTTCGCCAAGGGCACGGTCTGGCACCGCCTGATCATCGAACCGAAGACGGGGATGCTGATCAAGACCGACCCCACCACCTACAAACCCACCGCCGAAACCGAGCGTCATGTCATCGCGCGTGACGCCCACTGCACCTTCCCGGCCTGTCGCATGCCCGCTCGCCGCTGCGACCTGGACCATGTCGAGCCGTTCAACCACCACGACCCGGCGGCGGGCGGCCAGACGGTTCCGGAGAACCTCGGGGCGCTGTGCAGACGCCACCACCGCATGAAGACCCACCACCCCGGCTGGGCGGTGAAGCGCGACTCCCGGACCGGCACCACCACCTGGACCGCCCCCACCGGCCACACATACACCAACCGGTCCCATGACTACCGTCACTGA
- a CDS encoding cation:proton antiporter has protein sequence MGHADTLLALGGAFLAAAVLARLGSRIGLPTIPLFMLAGILLGPHTPGLVLVEDARDFEMLSALGLVLLLFYLGLEFHLDDLRSGGRRLLAAGGIYLLLNVGAGLGFGFALGSGAREALVLAGVLGISSSAIVTKILIDLGRIARPETRLILGVIVVEDVFLALYLAALQPVISAAQGVQETVLQAGKAFGFLLVLAAAARYGTRLIARLIAVRDNELLVISFLGTAVLVAGVSEVLGVADAIGAFMAGLILAGTPSGPRIRELVHPLRDAFAAIFFFAFGLAIDPGDMASVAAPVAAAAALTIVMNVIAGLLVARLYHYGPEPAADIATTLLARGEFALILAAMATSAGLDARLAPFIAGYVLVLAVLGPVVAGRAHLLARALRSARAALPGGRPELAPAPAAPAPAPAPDSPGATGPRAPGAGARSVSSVRWPSPPVSSAREAER, from the coding sequence GTGGGACATGCCGACACCCTGCTCGCTCTGGGCGGCGCCTTCCTCGCCGCCGCTGTCCTCGCCCGCCTCGGCAGCCGGATCGGGCTTCCGACCATCCCGCTGTTCATGCTCGCCGGGATACTTCTGGGCCCTCACACCCCGGGCCTGGTCCTGGTCGAGGACGCGCGTGACTTCGAGATGCTCTCCGCCCTCGGGCTGGTGCTGCTCCTGTTCTACCTGGGCCTGGAGTTCCACCTCGACGATCTCCGAAGCGGCGGCCGGCGCCTGCTGGCCGCGGGCGGTATCTACCTGCTGCTGAATGTCGGCGCGGGCCTCGGGTTCGGGTTCGCCCTTGGCTCGGGTGCCAGGGAGGCCCTGGTGCTCGCGGGCGTCCTGGGCATCTCGTCCTCCGCGATCGTCACCAAGATCTTGATCGACTTGGGCCGGATCGCCCGCCCGGAGACGCGTCTGATCCTGGGCGTCATCGTGGTGGAGGACGTCTTCCTCGCGCTCTACCTCGCAGCACTCCAGCCCGTCATCAGCGCTGCCCAGGGCGTTCAGGAGACAGTTCTGCAGGCGGGCAAGGCATTCGGATTCCTGCTGGTGCTGGCGGCCGCGGCCCGCTACGGCACTCGGCTGATCGCACGTCTGATCGCGGTCCGGGACAACGAACTGCTGGTCATCAGCTTCCTCGGCACCGCGGTCCTCGTGGCCGGAGTCTCCGAAGTCCTCGGAGTCGCCGATGCCATCGGCGCCTTCATGGCCGGGCTGATCCTGGCGGGCACCCCCTCCGGGCCGCGGATCCGCGAACTGGTGCACCCGCTGCGCGACGCCTTCGCGGCCATCTTCTTCTTCGCCTTCGGATTGGCCATCGACCCCGGCGACATGGCGTCCGTCGCCGCTCCGGTGGCCGCCGCCGCGGCGCTGACCATCGTCATGAACGTGATCGCCGGACTGCTCGTGGCACGCCTCTACCACTACGGCCCCGAGCCCGCCGCGGACATCGCCACCACGCTCCTGGCGCGCGGGGAGTTCGCCCTGATCCTGGCCGCCATGGCAACCAGCGCCGGACTCGATGCCAGGCTGGCGCCGTTCATCGCCGGTTACGTCCTGGTCCTCGCCGTCCTCGGCCCCGTCGTCGCCGGGCGCGCGCACTTGCTGGCCCGCGCGCTGCGGTCGGCACGCGCGGCCCTGCCCGGCGGGCGACCGGAGCTCGCCCCTGCCCCTGCCGCTCCCGCCCCTGCCCCGGCACCGGACTCGCCCGGTGCCACCGGGCCCCGGGCTCCCGGTGCCGGGGCGCGGTCGGTGTCATCCGTACGGTGGCCATCCCCACCCGTGTCATCCGCGCGGGAAGCGGAGCGGTGA
- a CDS encoding helix-turn-helix domain-containing protein — protein sequence MDETTPPAHLNPLQRFGRDVKQVRLARKLTQKRLGRAAGYSEAYVSRVEAGKLLPRPSGKFAKGCDIAFGTGELFAGMLRRIDVGDHPSWFTPYLNLERKASRVLDYSANLVIGILQTKDYAWAIFRSSHPREEAEVIEGKVAARLSRREVFELETPPLLWVILHEACLRTVVGGADVMTGQLEYLLTAAESPHVKLQVMPFSAGAPAAHAKPFTLLRFTDAPTVLYTETRVGGRMHDSAQTVASALDDYDLLRAHALSPDRSLSLIKTVSKEYRE from the coding sequence TTGGACGAGACCACCCCACCCGCCCACTTGAACCCGCTCCAGCGCTTCGGCCGTGACGTGAAACAGGTACGCCTCGCCCGCAAGCTCACGCAGAAGCGCCTGGGCCGGGCCGCCGGCTACTCGGAGGCGTACGTCAGCAGGGTGGAAGCCGGGAAGCTTCTGCCCAGACCCAGCGGCAAGTTCGCGAAGGGCTGCGACATCGCCTTCGGCACGGGAGAGTTGTTCGCGGGGATGCTTCGGCGGATCGATGTGGGCGATCACCCCTCGTGGTTCACCCCGTACCTCAACCTGGAACGGAAGGCGTCGCGGGTACTGGACTACTCGGCGAACCTCGTGATCGGCATCCTTCAGACGAAGGACTACGCGTGGGCCATCTTCCGGTCATCTCATCCGCGGGAAGAAGCCGAGGTGATCGAGGGCAAGGTCGCAGCACGTCTGAGCCGACGCGAGGTATTCGAGTTGGAGACTCCGCCGCTCCTCTGGGTCATCCTGCACGAAGCGTGTCTGCGAACGGTGGTTGGTGGCGCCGACGTCATGACCGGGCAGCTTGAGTACCTGTTGACGGCGGCGGAGTCACCACACGTCAAGCTTCAGGTCATGCCGTTCTCGGCAGGAGCTCCCGCGGCACACGCGAAGCCCTTCACCTTGTTGCGCTTCACGGATGCTCCCACGGTGCTCTACACCGAGACCCGGGTGGGCGGCAGAATGCACGACTCCGCACAGACGGTCGCCAGTGCCCTGGATGACTATGATCTGCTCAGGGCGCATGCGCTGTCCCCGGATCGATCACTGAGCCTGATCAAGACCGTGTCGAAGGAGTACCGCGAATGA
- a CDS encoding HelD family protein: protein MPSHAPDHPDPLSASVSASVSDPLANPNPLSRERAHLTASRAALRAMRADVEALDLRDVTANWVNAEALHHQVSERIKALADLADTPLFFGRLDYLHAPGAQTPEGADGERPAAGGGSTDTFYIGRRHVHDADGDPMVIDWRAPVSEPFYQASKKAPMDVGLRRRFGYTGGELTAYEDERLSDPTTETFSGSAGGTQTSKLLQSEIERPRVGPMRDIVATIQPEQDEIVRQGIGGTICVQGAPGTGKTAVGLHRVAYLLYAHRERLARSGTLVIGPNRSFLHYIEQVLPALGELQVAQATVEDLVTRPSLGAVARGADSADAARIKGDARLAEVLRRALRSYVTRPTEPCVVVRGSRRWRVPGYELEEIVEELLTRDIRYGAAREALPQRIAHAVLVRMEQAGEAPDDRVQDAVARNPAVKSTVKAIWPPVDPAKLVLRLLSDPDFLTEHADGVLDADEQKTVLWAKPVRGVKSAKWSPADLVLIDEAADLIERTPSLGHVVLDEAQDLSPMQYRAVGRRCSTGSATVLGDIAQGTTPWATAGWEEALIHLGKEGAGIEELTQGFRVPREVIAYASRLLPAIAPGLSEATSIREAAGDFSVRAVNPAELDTAVIAACHEALRHEGSIGLIAADARIPALAQALDTAGLTHLTPGEETSAESRLTLVPATLAKGLEYDYVVLDEPAAVVDGEPDERTGLRRLYVALTRAVSGLAVVHGAPLPEQLAERPAA, encoded by the coding sequence GTGCCCTCGCACGCCCCTGACCACCCAGATCCGCTCTCAGCATCCGTCTCGGCATCCGTCTCGGACCCCCTCGCGAACCCGAACCCCCTCTCGCGGGAGCGCGCCCATCTGACCGCATCCCGCGCCGCGCTGCGCGCCATGCGCGCCGACGTCGAGGCCCTCGACCTCCGGGACGTCACCGCGAACTGGGTCAACGCCGAAGCCCTGCACCACCAGGTCAGCGAGCGCATCAAGGCCCTCGCCGACCTCGCCGACACCCCGCTCTTCTTCGGCCGCCTCGACTATCTGCACGCGCCGGGCGCGCAGACACCGGAGGGCGCCGATGGGGAGCGCCCCGCCGCCGGGGGCGGCTCAACAGACACTTTTTACATCGGCCGCCGCCATGTGCACGACGCGGACGGCGACCCCATGGTCATCGACTGGCGTGCCCCCGTCTCCGAGCCCTTCTACCAGGCGTCCAAGAAGGCGCCGATGGACGTCGGGCTGCGCCGCCGCTTCGGCTATACGGGCGGCGAGTTGACGGCGTATGAGGACGAACGGCTCTCCGACCCCACCACTGAGACATTTTCCGGCTCCGCCGGGGGCACGCAGACCAGCAAGCTGCTCCAGTCCGAGATCGAGCGCCCGCGCGTCGGCCCGATGCGCGACATCGTGGCGACGATCCAGCCGGAGCAGGACGAGATCGTCCGCCAGGGGATCGGCGGCACCATCTGCGTCCAGGGGGCGCCGGGCACCGGTAAGACGGCCGTGGGGCTGCACCGGGTGGCGTATCTGCTGTACGCGCACCGCGAGCGGCTGGCCCGCTCCGGCACCCTGGTCATCGGCCCGAACCGCTCCTTCCTCCACTACATCGAGCAGGTTCTGCCCGCGCTCGGCGAGTTGCAGGTGGCGCAGGCGACCGTCGAGGATCTGGTGACCCGGCCGTCCCTGGGCGCGGTGGCGCGGGGCGCCGACTCCGCCGACGCGGCCCGTATCAAGGGCGACGCACGGCTGGCCGAGGTGCTGCGCCGGGCCCTGCGCTCGTACGTCACCCGGCCCACCGAGCCGTGCGTCGTGGTGCGCGGTTCACGCCGCTGGCGGGTGCCCGGGTACGAACTGGAGGAGATCGTCGAGGAGTTGCTCACCCGCGACATCCGCTACGGCGCGGCCCGCGAGGCGCTTCCGCAGCGCATCGCGCACGCCGTGCTCGTCCGGATGGAGCAGGCGGGCGAGGCGCCCGACGACCGGGTCCAGGACGCGGTGGCCCGTAACCCCGCCGTGAAATCGACAGTCAAGGCGATCTGGCCACCGGTCGACCCGGCCAAGCTGGTGCTGCGGCTGCTCTCCGACCCCGACTTCCTGACCGAACACGCGGACGGCGTCCTCGACGCCGACGAGCAGAAGACCGTCCTGTGGGCGAAGCCGGTGCGCGGGGTGAAGTCCGCTAAGTGGTCCCCGGCGGACCTGGTGCTGATCGACGAGGCCGCCGACCTCATCGAGCGCACCCCGTCCCTCGGCCATGTGGTCCTGGACGAGGCGCAGGACCTCTCCCCCATGCAGTACCGCGCGGTCGGCCGCCGCTGCAGCACCGGCTCGGCGACCGTGCTCGGCGACATCGCCCAGGGCACCACCCCATGGGCGACGGCCGGCTGGGAGGAGGCCCTGATCCACCTCGGCAAGGAGGGGGCGGGGATCGAAGAGCTGACCCAGGGCTTCCGGGTGCCGCGCGAGGTGATCGCGTACGCCTCCCGGCTGCTGCCCGCGATCGCCCCCGGCCTGTCGGAGGCCACCTCGATCCGCGAGGCGGCGGGCGACTTCTCCGTACGGGCCGTGAACCCGGCGGAACTGGACACGGCCGTGATCGCCGCCTGCCACGAGGCACTGAGGCACGAGGGCTCGATCGGGCTGATCGCGGCCGACGCCCGCATCCCGGCCCTGGCCCAGGCCCTCGACACGGCGGGCCTGACCCACCTCACCCCCGGCGAGGAGACCAGCGCCGAGTCCCGCCTCACCCTCGTCCCGGCGACGCTGGCCAAGGGTCTGGAGTACGACTACGTGGTACTGGACGAACCGGCCGCCGTGGTCGACGGCGAACCCGACGAACGCACGGGGCTGCGCCGCCTGTACGTGGCCCTGACCCGCGCGGTCTCGGGACTGGCGGTGGTCCATGGAGCACCACTGCCGGAACAGCTGGCGGAGCGGCCCGCGGCCTGA
- a CDS encoding Cmx/CmrA family chloramphenicol efflux MFS transporter — protein sequence MPLAVYVLGLSVFALGTSEFMLSGLLQPVARDMGVSIPTAGLLISAFAIGMVVGAPVLAAATLRLPRRTTLMALLAVFGLGQIAGAVAPSYGVLFASRVVSALACAGFWAVGAAVAVSLVPGNARARAMAVMVGGLSIANIAGVPAGAFLGQHAGWRAAFWAVAGLSVLGLAGVVALVPRTEVPTGDDQPRLRAELRIYRDRQVWLALAATALSGGAVFCLFSYLGPLLTDVAGLDESWVPTVLALFGVGALLGTVIGGRIADAHLFGTMFGGIIASTVVLSALALTAHSAVAAVSLALMLGFTAFFTAPALNARMFNLANAAPTLAGATNTSAFNIGNTVGPWLGGLVIDAGWGYPAVAWTGAALAGTGAVTTVAAMRMHRAEGASRVIASSASASASASASGAGAGAASASASGAASASASGAASASASGAASASASASASASASASASGAASASASGAASAASYAPESRPSKGSETR from the coding sequence ATGCCCCTGGCGGTCTACGTCCTCGGACTGTCCGTGTTCGCCCTCGGTACCTCCGAGTTCATGCTGTCCGGGCTGCTCCAACCCGTCGCGCGGGACATGGGGGTGTCGATCCCCACGGCCGGGCTGCTGATATCGGCGTTCGCGATCGGGATGGTGGTCGGGGCGCCGGTGCTGGCGGCGGCCACGTTGCGGTTGCCGCGGCGGACGACGCTGATGGCGCTGCTGGCGGTGTTCGGGCTCGGGCAGATCGCGGGGGCGGTGGCGCCGTCGTACGGGGTGCTGTTCGCGTCCCGGGTGGTGAGCGCCCTCGCGTGCGCCGGGTTCTGGGCCGTGGGCGCCGCGGTGGCGGTGTCGCTGGTGCCGGGGAACGCCCGGGCCAGGGCGATGGCGGTGATGGTCGGCGGACTGAGCATCGCGAACATCGCCGGGGTCCCGGCCGGGGCCTTCCTAGGGCAGCACGCGGGATGGCGGGCCGCCTTCTGGGCGGTGGCCGGGCTGTCGGTGCTCGGGCTGGCCGGGGTCGTCGCGCTCGTACCGCGTACGGAGGTGCCGACGGGGGACGACCAGCCGCGGCTGCGGGCCGAGTTGCGTATCTACCGCGACCGGCAGGTGTGGCTGGCGCTGGCCGCCACCGCGCTGAGCGGCGGCGCCGTCTTCTGCCTGTTCTCCTACCTCGGGCCGCTGCTGACGGACGTGGCGGGGCTGGACGAGAGCTGGGTGCCGACCGTGCTCGCGCTGTTCGGCGTCGGCGCGCTGCTGGGTACGGTGATCGGCGGGCGGATCGCGGACGCGCATCTGTTCGGCACGATGTTCGGGGGCATCATCGCCTCGACGGTCGTGCTGAGCGCCCTGGCGCTGACCGCGCACAGCGCGGTCGCGGCCGTGAGCCTGGCGCTGATGCTCGGCTTCACCGCCTTCTTCACCGCGCCCGCGCTCAACGCCCGGATGTTCAACCTCGCCAACGCCGCGCCCACGCTCGCGGGCGCGACGAACACCTCCGCCTTCAACATCGGCAACACGGTGGGCCCATGGCTCGGCGGCCTCGTCATCGACGCGGGCTGGGGCTACCCGGCCGTGGCCTGGACGGGGGCGGCCCTCGCCGGTACGGGTGCGGTCACGACGGTGGCCGCAATGCGGATGCACCGGGCGGAGGGCGCGTCCCGCGTCATCGCGTCCTCGGCGTCGGCTTCAGCTTCAGCGTCGGCATCGGGGGCGGGGGCGGGGGCAGCGTCGGCGTCGGCGTCGGGGGCAGCGTCGGCGTCGGCGTCGGGGGCAGCGTCGGCGTCGGCGTCGGGGGCAGCGTCGGCGTCGGCGTCGGCGTCGGCGTCGGCGTCGGCGTCGGCGTCGGCGTCGGGGGCAGCGTCGGCGTCGGCGTCGGGGGCAGCGTCGGCTGCCTCGTACGCTCCGGAGTCCCGGCCGTCGAAGGGCTCGGAGACGCGGTAG